From a region of the uncultured Desulfovibrio sp. genome:
- a CDS encoding DUF3179 domain-containing protein yields MTIPGPCPARLLASLPAWRALCMVTAALTLFTLTALWNADDAQARPRSLQELAAVNGKLIETGVKYGSIPSLYRPRYDRIQDANLSLSDDEVVFIAMLQGGARVYPQRIMVWHQVVNEIVDDKAYAITYCPTTGTFMAYDSSMGGLNLIFDTEGRLYDGNSVLIDRNSGSLWLQETGMAFDGPLLGRGLPMVPVYWTTWGAAKRTFPHALVLAKPNGNKPYGRDPYGNYLRKGTYYDNDRLIYPVERTDKRFARKTPMLCIEYEGYLLAIDIGYVRKKGAVNFFVGPNALLAVYDRGLEVVRLFNRQIWAEPFLFISQNGKLMDLTTRSQWDPATGVALDGNMKGASMPQFYGAYSMWFAWYSMNPETLVIPGPGEVPEKLLSPAPPGE; encoded by the coding sequence GTGACAATACCAGGCCCTTGCCCTGCGCGGCTTTTAGCCAGCCTGCCCGCATGGCGGGCGCTTTGCATGGTCACGGCGGCCCTCACGCTGTTCACGCTGACCGCGCTCTGGAATGCCGATGACGCTCAGGCCAGGCCGCGCAGTTTGCAGGAGCTTGCCGCCGTCAACGGCAAGCTGATTGAAACAGGCGTCAAATACGGCTCCATCCCTTCCTTGTACCGCCCGCGCTACGACCGCATTCAGGATGCAAACCTGAGCCTCAGCGATGACGAGGTGGTGTTTATCGCCATGTTGCAAGGGGGGGCGCGCGTTTACCCGCAACGCATCATGGTATGGCATCAGGTTGTCAACGAAATCGTGGACGACAAGGCCTACGCCATCACCTACTGTCCCACCACCGGCACCTTCATGGCCTATGATTCTTCCATGGGGGGCCTGAACCTTATTTTTGACACGGAAGGCCGCCTCTACGACGGCAACAGCGTTCTGATTGACCGCAATTCCGGCAGTCTCTGGCTACAGGAAACAGGCATGGCCTTTGACGGCCCCCTGCTGGGCCGAGGGCTCCCCATGGTGCCTGTATACTGGACAACCTGGGGCGCGGCAAAGCGCACCTTTCCGCATGCCTTGGTACTTGCCAAGCCTAACGGCAACAAGCCCTACGGGCGCGATCCCTACGGCAACTACCTGCGCAAGGGAACCTACTACGATAACGACAGGCTCATTTATCCAGTGGAGCGCACGGACAAACGTTTTGCCCGCAAAACGCCCATGCTGTGCATCGAATATGAGGGATACCTGTTGGCTATCGACATAGGCTATGTGCGCAAAAAGGGGGCCGTGAATTTTTTTGTGGGGCCCAATGCCCTTCTGGCAGTCTATGACCGGGGCCTTGAGGTTGTGCGTCTTTTTAACCGCCAGATATGGGCCGAGCCATTCCTGTTCATATCCCAGAACGGCAAGCTCATGGATCTGACCACGCGCAGCCAGTGGGATCCTGCCACGGGCGTGGCGCTTGACGGCAACATGAAGGGCGCGTCCATGCCGCAGTTTTACGGCGCGTATTCCATGTGGTTTGCATGGTACAGCATGAATCCGGAAACACTGGTCATTCCCGGCCCCGGCGAGGTGCCTGAAAAGCTGCTCTCGCCTGCCCCGCCGGGGGAATAA
- a CDS encoding HD domain-containing protein, translating into MNCTVTASADISLHLAWFTAYAAAKTALEQGDASPMDLKLRHSLEVLENARHTVEGEGFDPQTARACLLAALYHDVGRFEQYLRYHTFRDRESCNHGQMGVRVLKAERRLVSETPQMRKLVMAAVGMHNRFALPKGTPENIALVTNVVRDADKLDILRVMDEHLSGPAPYNPTVVLQQPDDPTIASEAVLTAVREKRVAAYVDLRCVNDFRLLLGTWFFDLHFASSRRKFLKDGHAQNLLRRMPDDVPQAEARDCLLHILENAQ; encoded by the coding sequence ATGAACTGCACTGTCACAGCATCCGCCGACATATCCTTGCATCTGGCGTGGTTTACTGCATATGCCGCCGCCAAAACAGCCCTGGAACAAGGCGATGCCTCGCCCATGGATCTCAAACTCCGGCACTCCCTTGAAGTGCTGGAAAATGCCCGGCACACCGTTGAAGGCGAGGGCTTTGACCCGCAGACCGCGCGGGCCTGCCTGCTGGCAGCCCTGTATCATGATGTGGGCCGGTTTGAGCAGTATCTGCGCTACCACACATTCAGAGACAGGGAATCGTGCAATCACGGACAGATGGGCGTACGTGTTCTCAAGGCCGAACGCCGCCTCGTCAGCGAGACGCCGCAAATGCGCAAGCTGGTCATGGCGGCGGTGGGCATGCACAACCGTTTTGCCCTGCCCAAGGGGACGCCGGAGAACATCGCTCTGGTCACCAATGTGGTGCGCGATGCGGACAAACTGGATATTCTGCGGGTCATGGACGAGCACTTGAGCGGCCCAGCCCCATATAATCCCACGGTAGTGCTGCAACAGCCGGACGACCCCACCATCGCCAGCGAGGCGGTTCTCACGGCTGTGCGCGAAAAACGCGTAGCGGCCTATGTGGACCTGCGCTGCGTCAACGATTTTCGCCTGCTGCTGGGGACATGGTTTTTTGATCTGCACTTTGCTTCAAGCCGCCGCAAATTCCTTAAGGACGGGCATGCGCAAAATCTGCTGCGCCGCATGCCGGACGACGTTCCGCAGGCCGAAGCCCGCGACTGTCTGCTGCATATTCTGGAGAATGCGCAGTGA
- the dnaE gene encoding DNA polymerase III subunit alpha gives MSDFVHLHCHTEYSLLDGAIRIKDLCARAKDFGMPACAITDHGNLFGAAYFYQGCKDYGVKPIFGCEVYVCHDHKDKSTDSPLARRRNHLILLAQNTTGYHNLVKLVTQGYLEGFYYKPRVDKPLLRKYSEGLVCLSACIAGEIPRAILADDMDKALNLTREYADIYPDRFYLELQSNGLPEQTKANNALLELAETTGVPLVATNDCHYLTADDAEAHEVLLCIQTQTTMDDPKRMRFGTHELYYKSIEEMEKPFAHVPEALANTMRIAEQCNVELDFGHHYFPVYKLPEGASLDSEFRRLAEEGLEKRLEKHPDRDTIDVQLYRDRLQYELRVILEMGFPGYFLIVQEFINWAKNHNVPVGPGRGSAAGSLVAWALRITNLDPIPYNLLFERFLNNERVSLPDIDVDFCERRRVEVIKHMVETYGEGSVAQITTFGTMKAKGVVRDVGRALGMSFAETDRIAKLVPADLKMTIKKALEAEPELENIYHSDPKVKHLLDTARRLEGLARHASTHAAGLVVSDKPMEEYLPLYQGKRGELVTQFDGPMTEKAGLVKFDFLGLKTMTLIQDTLDNISLQGHEPPDLDNLPLTDTETYELYARGDTDGVFQVESSGMRQYLRMLKPSCFEDVIAMLALYRPGPLGSGMVDEFIKRKHGQVPVVYPHQSLTECLRDTYGVIVYQEQVMQIAQIIASYTLGGADLLRRAMGKKKAEAMAKERVNFVTGAEKNNIDKDKANEIFDLMEKFAEYGFNKSHSAAYALISYYTAFLKVHYKVEFMAALLTSEMGNQDKLLKYVSCCKDMDINVVQASVNQSQREFTAHGGKVVFGLGGIKNVGDEAIREIVEARAEGGEFASLFDMCCRVNLRKVTKRVLESLVKGGACDCFGVPRAALLAAIEIVVARAQKKAKDKTSNQVSLLSMAPVVESAPQPGIGLDCPEASLPEMADDDKLRAEKEALGFFLTSHPLQPFSREIRRLGLTTLEDARELFPGAEIRCAALVVSVKEVLTKSKGERMAFVGIEDLTGHAEVTFFPRPYAECRDLLRSEQPICLVARLDSQADNGDNGDMDEEADEGPREIKLMGQTARSLAEACGQSDTPICVQIPQHRLGREDMLALRNLLEKFPGPVEAHAQVFLDGHVCILHLDNTLKVRPGPDLDKALAAWAS, from the coding sequence ATGTCAGATTTTGTCCATCTTCATTGCCACACCGAATACAGCCTGCTTGACGGCGCCATCCGCATCAAGGATCTGTGCGCCCGCGCCAAGGATTTCGGCATGCCCGCCTGCGCCATCACCGACCACGGCAACCTCTTTGGCGCGGCCTATTTTTATCAGGGTTGCAAGGATTACGGCGTCAAACCCATCTTTGGGTGCGAGGTTTACGTCTGCCACGACCACAAGGATAAAAGCACGGATTCGCCTCTGGCGCGCCGCCGCAACCACCTGATTCTGCTGGCCCAGAACACCACGGGCTACCACAATCTGGTCAAGCTGGTCACACAGGGCTACCTCGAGGGTTTTTATTACAAACCCCGCGTGGATAAACCCCTGCTGCGCAAGTATTCCGAAGGCCTTGTCTGCCTTTCGGCCTGCATCGCGGGCGAAATCCCCCGCGCCATTCTTGCGGACGACATGGACAAGGCCCTGAACCTCACCCGGGAATACGCGGATATCTATCCCGACCGTTTTTATCTTGAGTTGCAGTCCAACGGCCTGCCCGAGCAGACCAAGGCCAACAACGCCCTTCTGGAACTGGCGGAAACCACGGGCGTGCCGCTGGTTGCCACCAACGACTGCCACTATCTCACCGCTGACGATGCCGAAGCCCACGAAGTGTTGCTCTGCATTCAGACGCAAACTACCATGGACGACCCAAAGCGCATGCGCTTTGGCACCCATGAGCTGTACTACAAATCCATCGAAGAGATGGAAAAGCCCTTTGCCCACGTGCCCGAAGCCCTGGCCAACACCATGCGCATTGCCGAGCAGTGCAATGTGGAGCTGGACTTCGGCCATCACTACTTCCCTGTGTACAAGCTGCCGGAAGGGGCCAGCCTTGATTCCGAATTTCGGCGGCTGGCAGAAGAAGGGCTGGAAAAACGGCTGGAGAAACATCCCGACAGAGACACGATTGATGTTCAGCTCTACCGGGACCGCTTGCAGTACGAACTGCGCGTTATCCTTGAAATGGGTTTTCCCGGTTACTTCCTCATCGTGCAGGAATTCATCAACTGGGCAAAAAACCACAATGTTCCCGTGGGGCCGGGGCGTGGTTCCGCCGCCGGTTCGCTGGTGGCGTGGGCTTTGCGCATCACCAACCTTGATCCCATCCCCTACAATCTGCTGTTTGAACGCTTTCTGAACAACGAACGCGTCTCCCTGCCCGATATCGACGTGGACTTTTGCGAACGCCGCCGCGTCGAGGTCATCAAGCACATGGTGGAAACCTACGGCGAAGGCTCGGTGGCGCAGATCACCACCTTCGGCACCATGAAGGCCAAGGGCGTTGTGCGCGACGTGGGCCGCGCCCTGGGCATGAGCTTTGCGGAGACTGACCGCATCGCCAAACTGGTGCCCGCCGACCTCAAGATGACCATCAAGAAGGCGCTGGAGGCAGAGCCGGAGCTGGAAAACATTTACCACTCCGACCCCAAGGTCAAACACCTGCTGGACACGGCCCGCCGCCTTGAAGGCCTGGCCCGCCACGCCTCCACCCACGCCGCCGGGCTTGTGGTTTCAGACAAGCCCATGGAGGAATACCTCCCCCTCTATCAGGGCAAACGCGGCGAACTTGTGACCCAGTTTGACGGCCCCATGACGGAAAAAGCCGGGCTTGTGAAGTTCGACTTTCTTGGCCTGAAAACCATGACCCTGATTCAGGACACCCTGGACAACATCAGCCTTCAGGGCCATGAACCGCCGGATCTTGACAACCTGCCGCTTACGGATACGGAAACCTACGAGCTTTACGCCCGTGGCGACACGGACGGCGTGTTTCAGGTGGAAAGTTCGGGCATGCGGCAGTATCTGCGCATGCTCAAGCCCTCGTGCTTTGAAGACGTCATCGCCATGCTGGCCCTGTACCGCCCCGGCCCGCTCGGTTCGGGCATGGTGGACGAATTCATCAAGCGCAAGCACGGGCAGGTGCCCGTGGTGTATCCGCACCAGTCGCTTACAGAATGCCTGCGCGATACCTACGGCGTTATCGTCTATCAGGAACAGGTCATGCAGATCGCCCAGATCATCGCCAGCTATACGCTTGGCGGGGCCGACCTGCTACGCCGCGCCATGGGCAAAAAGAAAGCCGAAGCCATGGCCAAGGAACGCGTCAATTTTGTTACCGGCGCGGAAAAGAACAACATCGACAAGGACAAGGCCAACGAAATTTTCGACTTGATGGAAAAGTTCGCCGAATACGGCTTCAACAAGTCGCACTCCGCCGCCTACGCCCTCATTTCGTACTACACGGCCTTTCTCAAGGTTCATTACAAGGTCGAGTTCATGGCCGCCCTGCTCACCTCTGAAATGGGCAATCAGGACAAGCTGCTCAAGTATGTCTCGTGCTGCAAGGACATGGACATCAATGTGGTGCAGGCCTCGGTAAACCAGAGCCAGCGCGAATTTACGGCCCACGGCGGAAAGGTGGTCTTTGGCCTTGGCGGCATCAAGAACGTGGGCGATGAAGCCATACGCGAAATTGTGGAAGCCAGGGCCGAAGGCGGCGAATTTGCCTCGCTGTTCGACATGTGCTGCCGGGTAAACCTGCGCAAGGTCACCAAGCGCGTGCTTGAATCGCTCGTCAAAGGCGGCGCCTGCGACTGCTTTGGCGTACCCCGCGCCGCCCTGCTGGCGGCCATTGAAATTGTGGTTGCCCGCGCGCAAAAAAAGGCCAAGGACAAAACATCCAACCAGGTATCGCTGCTCTCCATGGCCCCGGTGGTGGAAAGCGCGCCCCAACCCGGTATCGGCCTTGACTGCCCCGAAGCCTCGTTGCCCGAAATGGCTGACGACGACAAACTGCGGGCAGAAAAGGAAGCCCTGGGCTTCTTTTTGACCAGCCATCCGCTGCAACCCTTCTCTCGCGAGATCCGCCGCCTGGGCCTCACCACGCTGGAAGACGCACGCGAACTGTTCCCCGGTGCGGAAATCCGCTGCGCGGCGCTGGTGGTCAGCGTGAAGGAAGTACTGACAAAATCCAAGGGCGAGCGCATGGCCTTTGTGGGGATTGAAGACCTCACCGGCCACGCCGAAGTGACTTTTTTTCCCCGCCCTTACGCCGAATGCCGCGATCTTTTACGTTCAGAACAGCCCATCTGCCTTGTGGCGCGGCTCGACAGCCAGGCAGACAACGGGGATAACGGCGATATGGATGAAGAAGCAGACGAAGGTCCGCGCGAAATCAAGCTGATGGGCCAGACCGCCCGCTCGCTGGCCGAAGCCTGCGGGCAAAGCGACACCCCTATATGCGTACAGATACCGCAGCACCGCCTTGGGCGAGAAGACATGCTGGCTCTGCGCAACCTTCTGGAAAAATTCCCCGGCCCGGTGGAAGCGCATGCCCAGGTTTTTCTTGATGGGCACGTGTGCATCCTGCACCTCGACAACACTCTGAAAGTACGCCCCGGGCCGGATCTGGATAAAGCTCTTGCCGCCTGGGCTTCATAA
- a CDS encoding metallophosphoesterase: MFRFFLVTGIGLAIINGWISWWLWRALSGTGWLRIALCILVLALGAAFPLLYKGHGDTLAHVWLIRAGAFWMGVAFYAFALVLLADIWGLGARLFGAMPPATPRWGAVLLVMGLPLLLGVGSWFNAAFPVLRHYDITVRTQGPVPSAYVDKPLKLGVITDMHLGRLLTAGRLGRAIELLAPEQPDAILYVGDIIDDHIKLDVEATAAALAVAQPRLGHWAVPGNHEYISGSIDKSLDFLRAVGMQVLRDQWAVVDNSFVLAGRDDLSKPGFTGIQRGSMEEILADLPEKYRSLPLVVMDHQPAALDEARQAGAALVLSGHTHNGQLWPFNFVTELRYENPLGLLTKGNFHSIVSAGTGTWGPPLRTTGRAEVLLVTVHFASADNAAP, from the coding sequence ATGTTCCGATTTTTTCTGGTAACAGGCATCGGCCTGGCCATTATCAACGGCTGGATATCCTGGTGGCTGTGGCGCGCGCTTTCCGGCACTGGCTGGCTGCGCATCGCGCTCTGCATCCTGGTGCTCGCTCTGGGCGCGGCCTTTCCCCTGCTCTACAAGGGGCATGGCGATACCCTTGCCCATGTGTGGCTGATTCGGGCCGGGGCATTCTGGATGGGCGTGGCTTTCTACGCCTTTGCGCTTGTGCTGCTTGCCGACATCTGGGGCCTTGGGGCACGTTTGTTTGGCGCAATGCCGCCCGCCACCCCACGCTGGGGCGCTGTGTTGCTGGTCATGGGCCTGCCCTTGCTGCTGGGTGTGGGCAGCTGGTTCAACGCGGCCTTCCCCGTACTGCGGCACTACGACATCACTGTCCGCACACAAGGCCCAGTACCCAGCGCCTACGTGGACAAACCCCTGAAACTGGGCGTTATTACCGACATGCATCTGGGGCGCCTTCTCACCGCTGGTCGGCTAGGCAGAGCCATCGAGCTGCTGGCCCCGGAGCAGCCGGACGCAATCCTCTATGTTGGCGACATCATTGACGACCATATAAAGTTGGATGTGGAAGCCACCGCCGCAGCGCTTGCTGTGGCCCAGCCGCGCCTTGGGCATTGGGCTGTGCCGGGCAACCACGAATATATCTCTGGTTCCATCGATAAAAGTCTGGATTTTCTGCGCGCTGTGGGCATGCAGGTGTTGCGCGACCAGTGGGCCGTGGTGGACAACAGCTTTGTGCTTGCTGGCAGGGATGATTTGAGCAAGCCCGGTTTTACGGGCATCCAGCGGGGCAGCATGGAAGAAATTTTGGCCGACCTGCCAGAAAAATATCGCAGCCTCCCCCTTGTGGTCATGGATCACCAGCCCGCCGCCCTTGACGAAGCCCGTCAGGCGGGCGCTGCGCTCGTGCTGTCAGGTCACACGCACAACGGGCAGCTTTGGCCCTTTAACTTTGTGACGGAACTGAGATACGAAAACCCGCTGGGCCTGCTGACAAAAGGCAACTTCCACTCTATCGTCAGCGCAGGCACTGGCACATGGGGGCCGCCCCTGCGTACCACGGGCCGCGCTGAGGTCTTGCTGGTTACGGTGCATTTTGCTTCTGCGGACAATGCCGCTCCATAG
- a CDS encoding radical SAM protein → MLFCSRFVRELVFEERALQPCCNTHNIVVPSFSFAGGAVDMEAYTRHIASVAQEVQKQNPQVCAGCPDLVPLSHSVCVPKLRFAVLSLNHHRHICNCRCVYCDLWKPGQHPRPIAILPAIQSLYEQDALEKNCAISWGGGESTLLPDFEATGRWLREHDYFQYVHTNALRHSAWIDELLSSGGGKINISLDSGNAAAYARVKGGDWWNDVMASMEKYFVAAITPEQIDIKYIIFEENNKIADVEQFFQICRRFGAVKVQLSFNFLEVNAGAVSEHSITAAAYFMHRAQELALACELFFVDAPLRERIDSARSKFFQ, encoded by the coding sequence GTGTTATTCTGCTCCAGGTTTGTTCGGGAACTTGTGTTTGAAGAAAGGGCCTTGCAACCCTGCTGCAATACGCACAATATCGTGGTGCCGAGTTTTTCTTTTGCAGGCGGCGCGGTGGATATGGAGGCATATACCCGCCATATCGCCAGCGTTGCGCAGGAAGTACAGAAGCAGAATCCCCAGGTATGCGCGGGCTGCCCCGATCTTGTTCCCCTTTCGCATTCCGTTTGTGTGCCCAAGCTGCGATTTGCCGTTCTTTCCCTGAATCACCACAGGCACATCTGCAACTGCCGCTGCGTCTACTGCGACCTGTGGAAGCCAGGACAACACCCGCGCCCCATCGCCATTCTTCCCGCCATCCAGAGTCTGTACGAGCAGGACGCACTGGAAAAGAACTGCGCCATAAGCTGGGGCGGGGGAGAATCCACCCTGTTGCCCGATTTTGAAGCGACAGGCCGCTGGCTGCGCGAGCATGACTACTTTCAGTACGTGCACACCAATGCACTGCGACATTCTGCCTGGATTGACGAATTGCTTTCCAGCGGCGGCGGCAAAATCAACATCAGTCTTGATTCCGGCAATGCCGCAGCCTATGCCCGCGTTAAGGGCGGCGACTGGTGGAATGACGTGATGGCTTCGATGGAAAAGTATTTTGTTGCAGCAATCACGCCAGAACAAATTGATATCAAATACATAATTTTTGAAGAAAACAACAAGATCGCCGACGTTGAGCAGTTTTTCCAGATCTGCCGCCGATTCGGTGCAGTGAAGGTACAGTTGTCCTTCAATTTTTTAGAAGTAAATGCTGGCGCTGTCAGTGAGCATTCCATTACTGCAGCCGCGTATTTTATGCACCGGGCGCAGGAACTGGCTCTTGCTTGCGAGCTGTTTTTTGTGGATGCACCGCTGCGTGAACGCATTGACAGCGCACGCAGCAAATTTTTTCAGTAG
- a CDS encoding DUF1848 domain-containing protein produces MKWRTAQITTASGQTSNAVAPEIIAASRATDIPAFYAPWFINRLRAGYARWINPFNNRPQFVSFANTRVVVFWSKNPRPLLPLLPEVEARGLAWYLEFTLNDYEAEGWESNLPPLAQRIDTFRRFADAAGPERVVWRFDPLMLAGQLAQNPDGCHVLLDKMARIGRALKGCTRKLVFSFADIADYRKVRENLRRAGLAWRDFTQAEMQAVAAGVAALAAEMGAEPCTCGEKGDLSAWGISHNRCTDPELILKLTNRHPDMLRLFGIAPQRQLGLPLEMPSGANIASTPHEYPRDPGQRAVCLCVPCKDVGQYDTCPHGCVYCYANTSPAVAARNFRRHDPEGESIFAEPERPA; encoded by the coding sequence ATGAAATGGCGTACTGCACAGATAACCACCGCATCGGGGCAGACAAGCAACGCTGTTGCTCCGGAGATCATTGCGGCCAGCCGGGCAACGGATATTCCGGCTTTTTACGCACCCTGGTTTATCAACAGGTTGCGCGCCGGATACGCCCGCTGGATCAATCCCTTCAACAATCGGCCCCAGTTTGTGTCCTTTGCAAACACGCGGGTTGTCGTGTTCTGGAGCAAAAATCCGCGACCCTTGCTGCCCTTGCTGCCGGAGGTGGAGGCGCGGGGACTCGCCTGGTATCTGGAATTTACACTCAATGATTATGAGGCTGAAGGCTGGGAATCCAATCTGCCGCCGCTTGCCCAACGTATCGACACCTTTCGCCGTTTTGCGGACGCGGCAGGGCCGGAAAGGGTTGTGTGGCGCTTTGACCCCCTGATGCTGGCCGGGCAACTGGCGCAAAATCCTGACGGTTGCCATGTGTTGCTGGACAAAATGGCCCGCATCGGCAGAGCCCTGAAAGGCTGTACCCGCAAGCTGGTGTTCAGCTTTGCCGACATCGCCGACTACCGCAAGGTGCGGGAAAATCTGCGCCGGGCGGGCCTTGCCTGGCGTGATTTTACGCAGGCGGAAATGCAGGCCGTGGCAGCGGGGGTAGCCGCTCTTGCTGCGGAAATGGGCGCGGAACCCTGCACCTGTGGCGAAAAGGGGGACCTCTCGGCATGGGGCATCAGCCATAACCGCTGCACAGACCCGGAACTCATCCTCAAGCTCACCAACAGGCACCCGGACATGCTGCGCCTTTTTGGCATTGCGCCGCAGCGGCAACTGGGCCTGCCCCTGGAAATGCCCTCAGGCGCAAACATTGCCAGCACACCGCATGAGTATCCGCGCGACCCCGGCCAGCGTGCCGTGTGTCTGTGCGTACCCTGCAAGGATGTGGGCCAGTACGACACCTGCCCCCACGGCTGCGTGTACTGCTACGCCAATACCTCGCCCGCCGTTGCGGCCCGGAATTTCCGGCGGCATGACCCGGAGGGGGAGAGCATTTTTGCAGAACCGGAACGGCCCGCCTGA
- the queD gene encoding 6-carboxytetrahydropterin synthase QueD → MTKGAFWRLTVRDDFSAGHALRHYEGKCERMHGHNFAVELTVQGQRLTPDTEMLLDFKTLKSGLKTVLDALDHRLLNETPPFDVMNPSSENLARHIWRGMAELLATHEDPQARQVRLYSVTVSEKAAQSATYMEVDD, encoded by the coding sequence ATGACAAAGGGCGCTTTCTGGCGGCTGACCGTGCGGGACGATTTTTCTGCTGGTCATGCATTGCGGCATTACGAGGGCAAGTGCGAGCGCATGCACGGCCACAATTTTGCGGTGGAACTGACCGTGCAGGGGCAGCGCCTGACCCCGGACACTGAAATGCTGCTTGATTTTAAAACGCTCAAGAGCGGCCTTAAAACCGTGCTTGACGCACTCGACCACCGCCTGCTCAACGAAACGCCGCCCTTTGACGTCATGAATCCTTCTTCAGAAAATCTTGCCCGGCATATCTGGCGGGGCATGGCGGAACTGCTGGCAACACATGAAGATCCTCAGGCCCGGCAAGTGCGGCTTTACAGCGTCACAGTGTCTGAAAAAGCCGCGCAAAGCGCCACCTACATGGAAGTAGACGACTGA